Proteins co-encoded in one Gemmatimonadaceae bacterium genomic window:
- a CDS encoding amino acid permease, giving the protein MADSHDTRSGSGFVRALTLTDATMLVAGSMIGSGIFIVSSDIARTLNSPLWLLITWLATGVITVLGALAYGELAAMYPKAGGQYVFLRESMGPLMGFLYGWTLFLVIQTGTIAAVGVAFGRFLGVLVPAVGADRFAWFPQADLCISALGCDVPAKAFQLGLSPQRLVALVSVWILTWVNLRGVKEGKALQTSLTVIKTAALALLIVVGLTIGRNADALAANFGANFAGSPPIGSALVLAFGAAMVGSLFSSDAWNNVTFAAAEVHNPQKNLPLALLLGTGLVSLLYILANVSYLHTLPMAGDPNGATTMARGIQYATQDRVGTAFMETVFGSSGTTLMAIAILISTFGCNNGLILAGARVYWAMARDGLFFAKAGALTSRGVPGYALIVQSVWISLLCLTGTYGQLLDYVIFAALVFYCLTTIGLFILRAKLPNAERPYRAVGYPVLPGLYVLLAGGLAIILLIADKTRAQAMAGAAIVVLGIPVYFLWRSLGRGSASAA; this is encoded by the coding sequence GTGGCCGACTCACACGACACACGCTCCGGCTCGGGGTTTGTCCGCGCGCTGACGCTGACAGACGCGACCATGCTCGTCGCGGGCTCCATGATCGGGTCGGGGATCTTCATCGTCTCGTCCGACATTGCCCGAACGCTCAACTCGCCGCTGTGGCTCCTCATCACCTGGCTCGCCACCGGCGTCATCACCGTGCTTGGCGCGCTGGCCTACGGTGAACTCGCGGCGATGTACCCCAAGGCGGGGGGCCAATACGTCTTCCTCCGCGAATCGATGGGTCCACTCATGGGATTTCTCTATGGGTGGACCCTTTTCCTTGTGATCCAGACCGGGACGATCGCCGCGGTCGGCGTCGCCTTCGGTCGATTCCTCGGCGTCCTCGTCCCGGCGGTGGGCGCCGATCGCTTTGCCTGGTTCCCGCAGGCCGATCTCTGCATTTCCGCGTTGGGGTGTGACGTGCCGGCCAAGGCGTTCCAGCTCGGGCTCAGCCCGCAGCGGCTGGTGGCGCTCGTCTCCGTCTGGATCCTCACCTGGGTGAACTTGCGCGGGGTGAAGGAAGGGAAGGCGTTGCAGACGTCGCTGACGGTGATCAAGACCGCCGCGCTCGCCCTGCTGATCGTCGTTGGACTCACCATCGGGCGCAACGCCGACGCGCTGGCCGCCAACTTCGGCGCCAACTTCGCGGGGAGCCCGCCGATCGGCTCGGCGCTCGTCCTGGCGTTTGGCGCGGCGATGGTCGGCTCGCTCTTCTCCAGCGACGCATGGAACAACGTGACGTTCGCGGCGGCCGAGGTGCACAACCCGCAGAAGAACCTCCCGCTGGCGCTGTTGCTGGGAACGGGGCTGGTCTCGCTCCTCTACATCCTGGCCAACGTGTCGTACCTCCACACGCTTCCCATGGCGGGTGACCCCAACGGGGCGACGACGATGGCGCGCGGGATCCAGTACGCCACGCAGGATCGCGTGGGGACCGCCTTCATGGAGACGGTGTTCGGGTCGAGCGGGACGACGCTGATGGCGATCGCGATCCTGATCTCGACCTTCGGCTGCAACAACGGGCTCATCCTCGCCGGGGCGCGCGTGTACTGGGCCATGGCGCGCGACGGTCTCTTCTTCGCGAAGGCTGGCGCGCTGACGTCGCGCGGCGTCCCGGGCTATGCCCTCATCGTGCAGTCGGTCTGGATCTCGCTCCTCTGCCTCACCGGGACGTACGGGCAGCTCCTGGACTACGTGATCTTCGCCGCGCTGGTCTTCTACTGCCTGACGACGATTGGCCTGTTCATCCTGCGGGCCAAGCTGCCGAATGCTGAACGCCCCTATCGCGCGGTGGGCTACCCGGTGCTCCCGGGGCTCTACGTGCTGCTGGCGGGCGGGCTGGCGATCATCCTCCTCATTGCCGACAAGACGCGGGCGCAGGCCATGGCCGGGGCGGCAATCGTCGTCCTCGGCATTCCGGTCTACTTCCTCTGGCGGTCGCTGGGACGCGGCTCCGCGAGCGCGGCGTGA
- a CDS encoding biopolymer transporter ExbD has protein sequence MGMSVGSGAEAVKSEPNVVPMIDVMLVLLIIFMVVTPALAAGFQAVPPAGINLKTHPEEDTDQVLGIDKAGQYYLNKRPLQNDKLAETLKSIYDARTVDKILYIKADKDLEYSKVLDAMDIASRNGVRVVGAVSDQVPGTESTVAGDTPDPAAKK, from the coding sequence ATGGGCATGTCCGTGGGCTCCGGCGCCGAAGCCGTCAAGTCCGAACCGAACGTCGTGCCAATGATCGACGTCATGCTGGTGCTCCTCATCATCTTCATGGTGGTGACGCCAGCATTGGCGGCGGGTTTCCAGGCCGTCCCGCCCGCCGGGATCAACCTGAAGACCCACCCCGAGGAAGACACCGACCAGGTCCTCGGCATCGACAAGGCGGGACAGTACTACCTGAACAAGCGTCCGTTGCAGAACGACAAGCTGGCCGAAACGCTCAAGTCGATCTACGACGCGCGCACCGTGGACAAGATCCTCTACATCAAGGCCGACAAGGACCTCGAGTACAGCAAGGTCCTCGACGCCATGGATATCGCATCACGGAACGGCGTGCGCGTCGTTGGCGCCGTCTCCGACCAGGTCCCCGGCACGGAATCGACCGTCGCCGGTGACACCCCCGACCCTGCCGCGAAGAAATAA
- a CDS encoding TonB family protein, with the protein MFNNLVESKRKKQRSPAGILASFVAHAVLITLVVVAGGQAAEKFEKPKQEQVDFVEVKKDEPPPPKNEPPPPPPPDVVAAPPPPKGFQILTAPVEIPDVLPDIDLSKKVTDEADFTGKGVAGGTSKGVEGGKPQLVSDKGADQPFFEFQVEKPVQALPGGSSPRYPDILRQAGVEGEVLAQFVVDTTGRAEMNSYKVLKTTHDLFGNAVKQALPGMRFIPAEVGGRKVRQLVQQPFSFAISK; encoded by the coding sequence ATGTTCAACAACCTGGTCGAGTCCAAGCGCAAGAAGCAGCGGAGTCCTGCCGGCATTCTCGCTTCCTTCGTGGCGCACGCCGTCCTGATCACGCTGGTGGTCGTGGCGGGCGGACAGGCCGCGGAGAAGTTCGAGAAGCCGAAGCAGGAGCAGGTCGACTTCGTGGAGGTCAAGAAGGATGAGCCGCCTCCGCCGAAGAACGAGCCACCTCCGCCGCCACCTCCAGATGTGGTCGCAGCGCCGCCGCCGCCCAAGGGATTCCAGATCCTGACGGCCCCGGTGGAAATCCCGGACGTGCTCCCTGACATCGACCTTTCCAAGAAGGTCACCGACGAAGCGGACTTCACGGGCAAGGGCGTCGCCGGCGGTACCTCCAAGGGTGTCGAGGGCGGCAAGCCGCAGCTCGTCTCCGACAAGGGCGCCGACCAGCCGTTCTTCGAGTTCCAGGTCGAGAAGCCGGTGCAGGCGCTGCCCGGCGGATCGTCGCCGCGCTACCCCGACATCCTGCGCCAGGCCGGGGTGGAAGGCGAGGTCCTCGCGCAGTTCGTCGTCGACACGACGGGGCGCGCCGAAATGAACTCGTACAAGGTGCTGAAGACCACGCACGACCTGTTCGGCAACGCGGTGAAGCAGGCCCTCCCGGGGATGCGCTTCATCCCGGCGGAAGTTGGCGGCCGCAAGGTGCGTCAGCTCGTCCAGCAGCCGTTCTCCTTCGCGATCTCGAAGTAG
- a CDS encoding MotA/TolQ/ExbB proton channel family protein yields the protein MNLNFAEIWASTPPFGKFLWAVLAFMSVWSLSTGISKVWQLRKAQGETVKFAPEFSQFLEEDNLGEAIKLAESYKRSHVARVLGGALAEVKPLIMDGSVTVADINTAERAVEREMLMEMVALKRGNAVLATVGSTAPFVGLLGTVFGIINAFEGMAKSGSGGITAIAAGIAEALIATGFGLIVAIPAVWFYNYFTTKIDNLSAEMTYTSKEMIDYLIKGVSGEFGRSRFTREFNTQAQSGGPMT from the coding sequence ATGAATCTGAATTTCGCGGAAATCTGGGCGTCGACGCCTCCCTTCGGAAAGTTCCTGTGGGCCGTGCTGGCCTTCATGTCGGTGTGGTCGCTTTCGACCGGTATCTCGAAGGTCTGGCAGCTGCGCAAGGCGCAGGGCGAGACGGTGAAGTTCGCCCCGGAGTTCTCGCAGTTCCTCGAGGAAGACAACCTGGGCGAAGCGATCAAGCTCGCCGAGAGCTACAAGCGTTCGCACGTCGCCCGCGTCCTCGGTGGCGCGCTGGCCGAAGTGAAGCCGCTCATCATGGACGGGTCGGTCACGGTGGCGGACATCAACACCGCCGAGCGTGCGGTCGAGCGTGAAATGCTGATGGAGATGGTCGCCCTCAAGCGCGGCAACGCGGTGCTCGCCACGGTGGGTTCGACGGCGCCGTTCGTCGGGCTCCTCGGCACGGTGTTCGGCATCATCAACGCGTTCGAAGGGATGGCCAAGTCGGGGTCGGGCGGCATCACCGCCATCGCCGCCGGTATCGCCGAGGCGCTCATCGCGACGGGCTTCGGCCTCATCGTCGCCATCCCGGCCGTGTGGTTCTACAACTACTTCACGACCAAGATCGACAATCTCTCCGCCGAGATGACCTACACCTCGAAGGAGATGATCGACTACCTCATCAAGGGCGTGTCGGGCGAGTTCGGCCGGTCGCGCTTCACCCGTGAGTTCAACACGCAGGCCCAGAGCGGCGGGCCGATGACCTGA
- a CDS encoding amino acid permease: protein MSTNTSIFARKSVADCEAESSLGGGLKRHLTRWHLTALGVGATIGAGIFATTGTAIVGDAARPGAGPAIVFSFLLTAVACGFAALCYAEFASMVPIAGSAYTYAYAAIGEFVAWIIGWDLIVEYAVGNIGVAIGWSGHFRELISHFGLHLPAWLATDYRTAHDAFTALGAAAGGAVDPSLQYLASAWSEAPHLFGLPVIMNLPAALAVFTITTILVIGIKESANTNNAMVVLKIGIIVFFLAVGAFLIKPDNWNNPALGGFAPNGFKGISAAAAIIFFSYIGFDAVSTAAEEAKNPAKDMPFGIIMSLVICTVLYVLLSIVMTGMAPWKQLGTPEPMITALQYADGPPALLTFSRFIIALGAVIAMGSVLLVFQLGQPRIFYSMARDGLLPPVMAKVHPKFRTPYVGTILTGTFVATFAAFANIAEVVDLTNIGTLFAFVLVSAGVIFLRKSDPDRPRPFRVPGVPFTPLISIGACFYLMVQLPLVTWIRFGIWLAVGLVFYFLYGYRHSVLRTGKRPHIEPVSGGGH, encoded by the coding sequence ATGTCGACCAACACGTCCATCTTCGCCAGGAAATCCGTTGCCGACTGCGAGGCCGAGTCCTCGCTGGGCGGTGGGCTCAAGCGCCACCTCACCCGGTGGCACCTGACGGCGCTCGGCGTCGGGGCCACGATTGGCGCCGGTATCTTCGCCACCACCGGGACGGCGATCGTCGGCGACGCGGCGCGTCCCGGCGCGGGGCCGGCCATCGTCTTCTCGTTCCTCCTCACGGCGGTGGCCTGCGGCTTCGCCGCGTTATGCTACGCCGAGTTTGCCTCGATGGTCCCTATTGCCGGGTCGGCGTATACGTACGCCTATGCGGCCATTGGCGAGTTCGTGGCCTGGATCATCGGGTGGGACCTCATCGTGGAGTATGCGGTGGGGAACATCGGCGTGGCGATTGGCTGGTCGGGGCACTTTCGCGAGCTGATCTCCCACTTCGGGTTGCACCTCCCGGCGTGGCTGGCCACCGACTACCGCACGGCACACGACGCCTTCACGGCGCTGGGCGCTGCAGCTGGCGGGGCGGTCGACCCGTCGCTGCAGTACCTCGCCTCGGCGTGGAGCGAGGCGCCGCACCTGTTCGGCCTCCCGGTGATCATGAACCTCCCGGCGGCGCTGGCCGTCTTCACCATCACGACCATCCTCGTAATCGGTATCAAGGAGTCGGCCAACACGAACAACGCGATGGTCGTCCTCAAGATCGGGATCATCGTCTTCTTCCTCGCCGTCGGCGCCTTCCTCATCAAGCCGGACAACTGGAACAACCCCGCACTGGGCGGCTTTGCCCCCAACGGCTTCAAGGGGATCAGCGCCGCCGCGGCGATCATCTTCTTCTCCTATATCGGCTTCGATGCGGTGTCGACGGCCGCCGAGGAGGCGAAGAACCCGGCGAAGGACATGCCCTTCGGCATCATCATGTCGCTGGTGATCTGCACCGTGCTGTACGTCCTGCTGTCGATCGTGATGACCGGGATGGCGCCGTGGAAGCAACTCGGGACGCCAGAGCCGATGATCACCGCACTCCAGTATGCCGACGGTCCGCCGGCGCTGCTCACCTTCTCGCGCTTCATCATCGCGTTAGGCGCGGTGATCGCGATGGGGAGCGTCCTGCTGGTGTTCCAGTTGGGGCAGCCACGCATCTTCTACTCCATGGCGCGCGACGGCCTGCTCCCGCCGGTGATGGCCAAGGTGCACCCGAAGTTCCGCACCCCCTACGTGGGGACGATCCTGACGGGGACGTTCGTGGCGACCTTCGCCGCGTTCGCGAACATCGCCGAGGTCGTCGACCTCACGAACATCGGGACGCTCTTTGCCTTCGTGCTCGTCTCGGCGGGGGTGATCTTCCTGCGCAAGTCCGACCCCGATCGCCCGCGCCCCTTCCGCGTCCCCGGCGTCCCGTTCACCCCGCTCATCTCCATCGGCGCCTGCTTCTACCTCATGGTGCAGCTGCCGTTGGTGACGTGGATCCGCTTCGGGATCTGGCTCGCGGTCGGCCTGGTGTTCTACTTCCTGTACGGCTACCGGCACTCGGTCCTGCGGACCGGCAAGCGCCCGCACATCGAGCCGGTGTCAGGCGGCGGTCACTGA
- a CDS encoding cation:dicarboxylase symporter family transporter: MATTPAAAPKKGLTLTHWIMISMVIGIVVGTFLPDIGKELKPISNIFLRMIKSLIVPLLFSTLVIGIAGHGDDMKKVGRLALRSIIYFEVVTTLALAVGLIAVNWVKPGQGITLEGASAEMGEQFASKKVTLGGVLEHTVPQSFFEAAATNEVLQVVFFSILFAVALARVKGEPKKIMLSVLESLSEVMFKFVGIVMAFAPFGIGAAIAVTVANSGLGVLKNLGILVLTLYGALIVFILIVLIPIILIFRIPLKQFLQTVREPALIAFSTASSEAALPQAMQAMEKFGVPRRIVAFVMPTGYSFNLDGSTLYLALASIFVAQAAGIDMPLSQQLIMMLTLMLTSKGVAAVPRASLVILSGALSSFGLPLQGVAVILGVDALMDMARTSVNLVGNCLATAVMARWEGEFRKESLPEMEKIEGDTLHVPSA, translated from the coding sequence ATGGCAACGACGCCGGCCGCCGCCCCCAAGAAAGGGCTGACCCTCACGCACTGGATCATGATCTCGATGGTGATCGGGATCGTCGTGGGGACATTCCTCCCGGATATCGGCAAGGAACTCAAGCCGATCTCCAACATCTTCCTGCGGATGATCAAGTCGCTGATCGTCCCGCTCCTTTTCAGCACGCTGGTGATCGGGATTGCCGGGCACGGCGACGACATGAAGAAGGTCGGGCGACTGGCGCTGCGTTCGATCATCTACTTCGAGGTCGTGACCACGCTGGCACTCGCCGTGGGGCTCATCGCGGTCAACTGGGTCAAGCCGGGGCAGGGGATCACGCTCGAAGGGGCGTCGGCGGAGATGGGCGAGCAGTTCGCGTCGAAGAAGGTCACGTTAGGCGGCGTGCTGGAGCACACCGTCCCCCAGAGCTTCTTCGAGGCGGCGGCGACCAACGAGGTGCTGCAGGTGGTCTTCTTCTCCATCCTCTTTGCCGTGGCGCTGGCCCGGGTCAAGGGCGAGCCGAAGAAGATCATGCTGAGCGTCCTCGAGTCGTTGTCCGAGGTGATGTTCAAGTTCGTGGGGATCGTGATGGCCTTCGCGCCCTTCGGCATCGGGGCCGCCATCGCCGTCACGGTCGCCAACAGCGGGCTCGGCGTGCTCAAGAACCTTGGCATCCTCGTGCTCACGCTGTATGGGGCGCTGATCGTCTTCATCCTCATCGTCCTCATCCCCATCATCCTCATCTTCCGCATCCCGCTCAAGCAGTTCCTGCAGACGGTGCGCGAGCCGGCGCTGATCGCCTTCTCCACCGCGTCGTCCGAGGCGGCACTCCCGCAAGCGATGCAGGCGATGGAGAAGTTCGGCGTCCCGCGCCGCATCGTCGCCTTCGTGATGCCGACCGGGTATTCGTTCAACCTCGACGGGAGCACGCTCTACCTCGCCCTCGCCTCCATCTTCGTGGCGCAGGCGGCGGGGATCGACATGCCGCTCAGCCAGCAGCTCATCATGATGCTGACGCTGATGCTGACGTCCAAGGGAGTCGCCGCCGTGCCGCGTGCATCGCTCGTGATCCTGTCGGGGGCGCTGTCGTCGTTTGGCCTCCCGCTGCAGGGCGTGGCCGTCATCCTTGGCGTCGACGCGCTGATGGACATGGCGCGCACGTCGGTGAACCTGGTGGGGAACTGCCTCGCGACGGCGGTGATGGCGCGCTGGGAAGGGGAGTTCCGCAAGGAGTCGCTCCCCGAGATGGAGAAGATCGAGGGCGATACGTTGCACGTGCCGTCGGCGTAG
- a CDS encoding sodium-translocating pyrophosphatase, producing the protein MTNVLVRMWHASGRLTRAFAVATASAILLATPSARAMAQAGESAVMATPLASVTAAAQEAAPADGAQPEHRPGGEANLIVPDLSTATFLGGIPGTTLLLSGIVVCVLGLLFGLAIYKQLQGMPVHKSMLEVSELIYETCKTYLFTQGKFILLLWLFIGAVILLYFKVLIGFPWDRVIIILFFSLVGIAGSYGVAWFGIRVNTFANSRTAFAALKGKPFPCYAIPLKAGMSIGMMLISVELLLMLLILLFIPGDYAGTCFIGFAIGESLGAAALRIAGGIFTKIADIGSDLMKIVFKIKEDDARNPGVIADCTGDNAGDSVGPSADGFETYGVTGVALISFILLAVREPALQVQLLIWIFMMRVMMVVASGVSYFINEALAKGQYADAKKMNFEAPLTRLVWMTSIISVVITYVASKMLIPDIGDGTMWWKLATIITCGTLAGAIIPEFVKVFTSVESRHVREVVTASREGGPSLNILAGLIAGNFSAYWLGVAIMALMAIGYYVSSMGLEQLMIAPAVFAFGLVAFGFLGMGPVTIAVDSYGPVTDNAQSVFELSTIEQLPGISNEIQKDFGFKPEFEEAKEYLEENDGAGNTFKATAKPVLIGTAVVGATTMIFSIVVSLTEGLKPEYLANLSLLHPPFLLGLITGGAVIYWFTGASMQAVSTGAYRAVEFIKDNIKLDSGATKASVSDSKKVVEICTVYAQKGMFNIFVTVFFSTLAFAFVEPYFFIGYLVSIALFGLYQAIFMANAGGAWDNAKKIVETELKAKGTPLHDASVVGDTVGDPFKDTSSVALNPVIKFTTLFGLLAVELAVSLTNKNGSGLTHALAAVFFVISAVFVYRSFYGMRIESGDAARARA; encoded by the coding sequence ATGACGAATGTGTTGGTACGCATGTGGCACGCATCCGGTCGCCTGACGCGCGCGTTCGCAGTCGCGACCGCGAGCGCCATCCTGCTGGCGACCCCCAGCGCGCGCGCGATGGCGCAGGCGGGCGAGTCGGCGGTGATGGCCACCCCCCTCGCGTCGGTGACGGCGGCGGCGCAAGAAGCGGCACCTGCCGATGGCGCGCAGCCGGAACACCGCCCCGGTGGTGAGGCCAACCTCATCGTGCCGGACCTCTCGACCGCCACGTTCCTCGGAGGCATCCCGGGGACCACGCTCCTGCTCAGCGGGATCGTCGTCTGTGTGCTCGGGCTCCTGTTCGGGCTCGCGATCTACAAGCAGCTGCAAGGAATGCCGGTCCACAAGTCGATGCTCGAAGTGTCCGAGCTCATCTACGAGACCTGCAAGACCTACCTCTTCACGCAGGGGAAGTTCATCCTCCTGCTCTGGCTCTTCATCGGGGCCGTGATCCTGCTGTACTTCAAGGTGCTGATCGGGTTCCCGTGGGACCGCGTCATCATCATCCTCTTCTTCTCGCTGGTCGGCATCGCGGGGAGCTACGGGGTGGCCTGGTTCGGCATCCGCGTGAACACCTTCGCCAACTCGCGCACCGCCTTCGCGGCGCTCAAGGGGAAGCCGTTCCCGTGCTATGCCATTCCGCTCAAGGCCGGCATGTCGATCGGGATGATGCTCATTTCGGTCGAACTGCTCCTGATGCTCCTCATCCTCCTCTTCATCCCGGGGGACTACGCGGGGACCTGCTTCATCGGCTTTGCCATCGGCGAGTCGCTCGGCGCGGCGGCGCTTCGTATCGCCGGCGGCATCTTCACCAAGATCGCCGACATCGGTTCCGACCTGATGAAGATCGTCTTCAAGATCAAGGAAGACGATGCGCGCAACCCTGGCGTGATCGCCGACTGCACGGGCGACAACGCCGGTGACTCGGTGGGTCCGTCGGCCGACGGCTTCGAGACCTACGGCGTGACCGGTGTCGCGCTCATCTCGTTCATCCTGCTCGCGGTCCGGGAGCCGGCCCTGCAGGTCCAGCTTCTGATCTGGATCTTCATGATGCGCGTGATGATGGTTGTCGCGTCGGGCGTGTCGTACTTCATCAACGAGGCGCTGGCCAAGGGGCAGTACGCCGATGCCAAGAAGATGAACTTCGAGGCGCCGCTCACGCGCCTCGTCTGGATGACGTCGATCATCTCGGTCGTCATCACCTACGTCGCCTCCAAGATGCTCATTCCCGACATCGGCGACGGCACGATGTGGTGGAAGCTGGCGACGATCATCACCTGCGGGACGCTGGCTGGCGCGATCATCCCGGAGTTCGTGAAGGTCTTCACGTCGGTCGAGTCGCGCCATGTGCGCGAGGTCGTGACCGCGTCGCGTGAAGGCGGCCCCTCGCTCAACATCCTGGCGGGGCTCATTGCCGGCAACTTCTCGGCGTACTGGTTAGGCGTGGCCATCATGGCGCTGATGGCCATTGGGTACTACGTGTCGTCGATGGGGCTGGAGCAGCTCATGATCGCCCCCGCCGTCTTTGCCTTCGGTCTCGTCGCCTTCGGCTTCTTGGGGATGGGACCGGTCACCATCGCCGTCGACTCGTACGGTCCGGTGACGGACAACGCGCAGTCGGTCTTCGAGCTCTCCACCATCGAGCAGCTCCCGGGGATCTCCAACGAGATCCAGAAGGACTTCGGCTTCAAGCCCGAGTTCGAGGAAGCGAAGGAGTACCTCGAGGAGAACGACGGTGCCGGCAACACCTTCAAGGCGACCGCCAAGCCGGTGCTCATCGGCACCGCCGTCGTCGGGGCCACGACGATGATCTTCTCGATCGTCGTCTCGCTCACCGAGGGGCTCAAGCCCGAGTACCTGGCCAACCTGTCGCTGCTCCACCCGCCGTTCCTGCTCGGCCTCATCACCGGGGGCGCGGTGATCTACTGGTTCACGGGCGCCTCGATGCAGGCGGTTTCCACCGGTGCCTATCGCGCCGTCGAGTTCATCAAGGACAACATCAAGCTCGACAGCGGGGCCACCAAGGCGTCGGTCAGCGACTCGAAGAAGGTCGTCGAGATCTGCACCGTGTACGCGCAGAAGGGGATGTTCAACATCTTCGTGACCGTCTTCTTCTCCACGCTCGCCTTTGCCTTCGTCGAGCCCTACTTCTTCATCGGTTACCTCGTTTCCATCGCGCTCTTTGGCCTGTATCAGGCGATCTTCATGGCCAACGCCGGCGGCGCCTGGGACAACGCGAAGAAGATCGTGGAGACGGAGCTGAAGGCGAAGGGGACGCCGCTGCACGACGCGTCCGTCGTTGGCGACACGGTCGGCGATCCGTTCAAGGACACCTCGTCGGTGGCGCTCAACCCGGTCATCAAGTTCACCACGCTCTTCGGCTTGCTGGCGGTGGAGCTGGCGGTGAGCCTGACGAACAAGAACGGGTCGGGGCTCACGCACGCCTTGGCCGCGGTGTTCTTCGTGATCAGCGCGGTCTTCGTGTACCGCTCGTTCTACGGCATGCGCATCGAGTCCGGCGACGCCGCGCGCGCCCGGGCCTGA
- a CDS encoding biopolymer transporter ExbD — protein MGMAVGGKGGGLNNEPNVVPMIDVLLVLLIIFMVMQPMARKAIDLQLPDPTPQVAAANAVSNQIVLEVLPGDQFAINKEPVTKDGLLIRLKQIYDPRPDKIMFVKGDPKVKYQSVIYAMDQARGAGVKVIGVTPKEAAPAPQ, from the coding sequence ATGGGAATGGCCGTAGGGGGTAAAGGCGGTGGGCTCAACAACGAGCCGAACGTCGTCCCCATGATCGACGTGCTCCTCGTGCTCCTGATCATCTTCATGGTCATGCAGCCGATGGCACGCAAGGCTATCGACTTGCAGCTGCCGGATCCGACGCCGCAGGTCGCGGCCGCCAACGCGGTCTCGAACCAGATCGTCCTGGAAGTCCTCCCGGGCGACCAGTTCGCGATCAACAAGGAACCGGTCACCAAGGATGGGCTCCTGATCCGCCTCAAGCAGATCTACGACCCGCGCCCCGACAAGATCATGTTCGTGAAGGGCGATCCGAAGGTGAAATACCAGTCGGTGATCTACGCGATGGACCAGGCGCGCGGCGCCGGCGTCAAGGTCATCGGCGTCACGCCGAAGGAAGCAGCACCAGCGCCGCAGTAA